One genomic window of Blastocatellia bacterium includes the following:
- the arsS gene encoding arsenosugar biosynthesis radical SAM protein ArsS (Some members of this family are selenoproteins.) produces MSTNLAIGNAFENQVLVQLGQPLYNHSLDIIQVNVGLKCNQSCEHCHVSSSPSRKEMMDWPVMKKIIQVAKDVKCRLIDITGGAPELNPNLSKFIKILASQGQMIQVRTNLTVLLEPEQSTMIDVFCENKVKLVASLPCYLEENVDKQRGAGVYQASIKAIKLLNLAGYGTNPDLTLDLVYNPLGAFLPPDQTKLEEAYKKELWQRHQVTFNRLLTITNMAIGRFSTDLRKQSKSDKYRSMLSDSFNSGTVDKLMCLYQIEVDWDGNLYDCDFNLALRMRVNPEVPQNIKDFDLSKLLGRKIATASHCFGCTAGSGSSCSGALA; encoded by the coding sequence TAATGCTTTTGAAAATCAAGTTTTAGTTCAATTAGGACAACCTCTTTATAATCATAGTTTAGATATTATACAAGTAAATGTTGGGCTAAAATGTAATCAATCTTGTGAGCATTGTCATGTAAGTTCTTCTCCTAGTAGAAAAGAAATGATGGATTGGCCTGTGATGAAAAAAATTATCCAAGTAGCTAAAGATGTCAAATGTCGCTTAATTGATATTACTGGTGGCGCACCAGAACTTAACCCAAATTTATCTAAATTTATCAAAATTTTAGCTAGTCAAGGCCAGATGATTCAAGTTCGCACTAATTTAACTGTTTTACTTGAGCCTGAACAATCAACAATGATTGATGTTTTTTGTGAGAATAAAGTTAAGCTAGTCGCTTCCCTACCTTGTTATTTAGAAGAAAATGTTGATAAACAGCGTGGTGCAGGTGTTTATCAAGCAAGTATCAAAGCCATAAAGTTATTAAACTTGGCTGGTTATGGAACCAATCCTGATTTAACTTTAGACTTAGTTTATAACCCTCTAGGCGCGTTTCTTCCACCTGACCAAACAAAACTAGAAGAAGCTTATAAAAAAGAACTTTGGCAAAGACACCAAGTAACATTTAATCGACTACTTACAATTACTAATATGGCGATAGGTCGTTTTTCTACAGATTTACGCAAACAAAGTAAATCTGACAAATACCGCAGTATGCTTTCTGACTCTTTTAATTCCGGTACAGTAGATAAATTGATGTGTCTTTACCAAATTGAAGTTGATTGGGATGGAAATCTTTATGATTGCGATTTTAATTTAGCTTTAAGAATGCGAGTAAATCCAGAAGTCCCACAAAATATCAAGGATTTTGACTTAAGTAAACTACTAGGTAGAAAAATTGCTACTGCTAGTCATTGTTTTGGTTGTACTGCTGGAAGTGGATCTTCTTGTAGTGGTGCGCTAGCCTAG